A region from the Kineothrix sp. IPX-CK genome encodes:
- the minE gene encoding cell division topological specificity factor MinE, with the protein MGFGNFFKRKSSREIAKDRLKILLISDRVNCSPEMMDMIKTDIAKVISKYMKIDAKSMEIQITKTGTKGRMKTPSLYANIPIIDVNK; encoded by the coding sequence ATGGGATTCGGAAATTTTTTTAAGAGGAAGAGTTCCCGGGAAATAGCCAAGGATAGATTGAAAATATTATTGATATCCGACCGGGTAAACTGCTCTCCGGAAATGATGGACATGATAAAAACGGACATCGCAAAGGTCATTTCAAAATACATGAAAATCGATGCAAAAAGCATGGAAATACAAATCACGAAAACGGGAACAAAGGGGCGCATGAAGACTCCGTCTTTATATGCCAACATTCCGATTATTGACGTGAATAAATAA
- a CDS encoding D-alanyl-D-alanine carboxypeptidase family protein: MSISTVLLGSILTGCGSTPYEMAYSPDYPVSSYRISVSEEAVDTATPFAADLCVVDGDIVAEDLDLSQVSSAALFSLSTNETILAKNVYEKLAPASLTKIMTALVALKYGSPDEVLAASANVKITESGAQTVGIKEGDKMTLTQALHLLLINSANDAAVMIAEGVGGSVEGFSELMNQEAKEIGATNSNFVNPHGLTADNHYVTAYDMYLIFNAALEYNLINEIISMPSYTTVYKDKNGNDKEISVNTTNLYLQGEKNAPDAITVIGGKTGTTNAAGHCLIILSRDSTGKPYISVILRADDKDILYQDMTDLLSEIKN, translated from the coding sequence TTGAGTATAAGTACAGTTTTATTAGGAAGCATTCTTACCGGCTGCGGCAGCACGCCTTATGAAATGGCGTATTCGCCCGACTATCCGGTAAGCAGCTACCGCATTTCCGTTTCGGAAGAAGCTGTGGATACTGCTACGCCTTTCGCGGCGGATTTATGTGTTGTGGATGGAGATATTGTTGCAGAGGACCTGGATCTTAGTCAGGTCAGCTCCGCAGCACTTTTTTCCTTGTCTACCAATGAGACCATTTTAGCGAAAAACGTATACGAGAAGCTGGCGCCAGCCAGCCTGACCAAAATCATGACTGCTCTGGTAGCGTTGAAATACGGCTCTCCCGACGAAGTTCTGGCTGCCTCCGCCAATGTAAAGATTACGGAATCAGGCGCCCAGACCGTGGGAATAAAGGAAGGGGACAAGATGACACTGACGCAGGCGCTCCATCTGCTTCTCATCAACTCCGCAAACGATGCTGCGGTAATGATTGCGGAGGGCGTGGGTGGTTCTGTGGAGGGCTTTAGCGAACTGATGAATCAGGAAGCGAAGGAGATAGGAGCCACGAACAGCAATTTTGTGAATCCTCACGGGCTTACTGCGGACAATCATTACGTGACGGCTTATGACATGTATCTGATTTTTAATGCAGCCCTGGAATATAATCTGATCAATGAAATTATTTCCATGCCGTCCTATACAACCGTGTACAAGGACAAGAACGGAAACGATAAAGAGATTTCTGTAAATACAACGAATCTTTACCTTCAGGGGGAGAAGAACGCTCCTGATGCGATAACGGTTATCGGCGGAAAGACGGGGACTACTAATGCGGCAGGACACTGTCTGATTATTCTCTCCAGGGATTCTACGGGTAAGCCATATATTTCCGTAATTCTGCGCGCAGACGATAAGGATATTCTTTACCAGGATATGACTGATTTGTTGAGCGAAATAAAGAATTAA
- a CDS encoding HlyD family efflux transporter periplasmic adaptor subunit — translation MNNQNSNKVTKYRKPLNLNIGMIIFAVIFIYIIICTFMYFTSKHVVAYEVKAGALSINNIYKAVALRDETVVMADDAGYVNYFAREGARVAAGDLVYAVDESGKLSDYINANSSGENSLSKADLSELKTEIVGFSSTFDPKSFAAAYDFKYSMQGTVLKLANYNILESIDAIQTSGLEGLVKQCISPAAGIVVYSTDGYEALTLEQMTEALYSQENYEKKQLIGNELIAAGDPVYKLSTSEDWSLVIQVDKDREAELLEAEYVKVKFLKNQETSWGKVDSYTNEDGDIFVKLAFTNSMITFCTDRFVDIELILEDESGLKVPNSAIVEKEFFIVPKSFVTKGGNSSSYGVLREAYTEDGTATTEFVETTIYNEEDEEYYVDDSTLRIGDYLIIPEGTEKYAVSKRGSLIGVYNINKGYADFKQVNILYSNDEYSVVQSNTAYGLNVYDYIVLDAATVSEDELIYE, via the coding sequence TTGAACAATCAGAATTCCAATAAGGTAACAAAATATAGAAAGCCGCTCAATCTTAATATAGGGATGATAATTTTTGCTGTTATTTTCATTTATATCATCATTTGTACCTTCATGTATTTTACCTCCAAGCATGTCGTTGCTTATGAGGTCAAGGCGGGTGCTCTATCTATCAATAATATATACAAGGCGGTGGCGCTCAGGGACGAGACGGTGGTGATGGCCGACGATGCCGGATATGTGAATTATTTTGCCAGAGAGGGAGCGAGAGTGGCGGCGGGCGACCTCGTTTATGCCGTGGATGAGTCTGGCAAACTCTCCGATTATATCAACGCCAACTCTTCGGGAGAAAACTCTTTGTCCAAGGCGGATTTGTCAGAATTGAAGACGGAAATCGTAGGATTTTCCAGCACCTTCGATCCGAAAAGTTTTGCAGCGGCTTATGACTTTAAATACAGTATGCAGGGGACTGTCCTGAAGCTGGCCAATTATAATATCTTGGAGAGCATAGATGCCATTCAGACTTCAGGGCTGGAGGGGCTGGTAAAGCAGTGTATTTCGCCTGCGGCAGGTATTGTCGTCTATTCCACGGATGGGTATGAGGCGCTGACCTTAGAGCAGATGACCGAGGCGTTGTATTCACAAGAGAACTACGAAAAAAAACAGTTAATAGGCAATGAATTGATTGCGGCGGGTGACCCTGTTTATAAATTATCCACAAGCGAAGACTGGTCGCTAGTTATCCAGGTCGATAAGGACAGAGAAGCGGAGCTTCTCGAAGCGGAATACGTAAAGGTAAAATTCTTAAAAAACCAGGAAACGTCCTGGGGCAAGGTGGACTCTTATACAAATGAAGACGGCGATATTTTTGTCAAGCTCGCCTTCACCAATTCTATGATCACGTTCTGTACGGATCGTTTTGTAGATATTGAGCTCATTCTGGAAGACGAATCGGGATTAAAGGTTCCCAATTCCGCTATAGTGGAAAAGGAATTTTTCATTGTACCCAAGAGCTTCGTTACAAAAGGCGGAAACAGTAGTTCCTATGGAGTGTTGAGAGAAGCTTACACGGAGGACGGAACAGCTACGACGGAGTTTGTGGAGACTACGATTTACAATGAAGAGGATGAGGAATATTATGTGGATGATTCCACCCTTCGAATAGGGGATTATCTTATAATTCCTGAAGGTACGGAGAAATATGCGGTGAGCAAGAGAGGAAGCCTGATTGGGGTATATAACATCAATAAGGGATATGCTGATTTCAAGCAGGTCAATATTTTATACAGCAATGATGAATATTCCGTTGTGCAGTCCAATACGGCATATGGACTGAATGTGTACGACTATATCGTCTTGGATGCGGCGACGGTGAGTGAGGATGAATTGATATATGAATAA
- a CDS encoding AraC family transcriptional regulator produces the protein MMTDREQRLVRYDNELKIEAHQFNGIMQKFPNHFHEYYVIGFVEGGSRHLSCKNKDYTIGAGDLLLFNPLDNHTCQQIDDKPLDWRSININENIMRETAVQITGMDYLPQFTTTVAYHSEIVPSLRELHGLIMEQRKDFEKEEIFFFLIEQLITEFTGPEKEKRTEVSAEIQESCYYMENHYTELITLDDLSRLSNLNKYTLLRNFTKQRGVTPYQYLETIRISEAKKLLEEGIDPMDAALQTGFADQSHFTKFFKKLIGLTPKQYGDIFKENRD, from the coding sequence ATTATGACAGACCGGGAACAACGCTTAGTGCGTTACGATAATGAATTAAAAATTGAAGCACATCAATTCAACGGAATAATGCAAAAATTCCCAAATCACTTCCATGAATACTATGTAATCGGTTTTGTGGAAGGAGGGAGTCGGCATCTATCCTGTAAGAATAAAGATTACACTATAGGAGCAGGTGATTTGTTGCTATTTAATCCATTAGATAATCATACCTGCCAACAAATTGATGATAAACCTCTCGACTGGAGAAGCATCAATATCAATGAGAATATAATGAGGGAAACAGCCGTACAAATTACCGGTATGGACTATCTTCCCCAGTTTACCACTACGGTGGCATACCATAGTGAAATCGTCCCGTCTTTACGCGAGCTTCATGGATTGATTATGGAGCAGAGGAAAGATTTTGAAAAGGAGGAAATTTTCTTTTTCCTCATTGAACAGCTAATTACAGAATTCACCGGACCCGAAAAAGAAAAACGCACAGAAGTAAGTGCGGAAATTCAAGAGTCCTGCTATTATATGGAAAACCATTATACCGAATTAATAACATTAGATGATTTAAGCAGGCTGTCCAATTTAAACAAATACACTTTGCTAAGAAACTTTACAAAGCAAAGAGGAGTCACACCATACCAATATCTTGAAACTATCCGGATAAGCGAAGCAAAAAAGCTGCTGGAAGAAGGCATAGATCCCATGGATGCCGCCTTACAGACAGGTTTTGCAGATCAAAGCCATTTCACAAAATTTTTCAAGAAACTAATCGGACTTACTCCAAAACAATATGGGGATATATTTAAGGAAAACAGAGACTAG
- a CDS encoding RluA family pseudouridine synthase translates to MIQDSGQLCFQINEDMGDERIDKCLSVLIDSLSRSYIQKLLKDEKITVNGIVVKANYKVKVDDEIRFDVPPAEEPDILPEDIPLDILYEDADVLVVNKPKGMVVHPAAGHYNNTLVNAVMFHCHGELSGINGVMRPGIVHRIDRDTTGSVIICKNDFSHNHIACQLKEHSIVRKYHAICYGVIKEEEGSVNAPVGRHPTDRKRMAVNEKNGKYAVTHYKVLKRFNGYTYIECMLETGRTHQIRVHMASIGHPLLGDEVYAGNRKSPFKLEGQCLHAKTLGFVHPRSLKYIETNAPLPDYFTHLLEIL, encoded by the coding sequence ATGATTCAAGACAGCGGTCAGCTTTGTTTTCAAATAAACGAGGATATGGGAGATGAGAGGATTGATAAGTGCTTAAGCGTGCTTATCGATTCTTTGTCGCGCTCTTATATACAAAAGCTGTTAAAGGATGAAAAGATCACAGTAAATGGTATCGTCGTCAAAGCGAATTACAAGGTGAAGGTCGACGATGAAATACGCTTTGATGTGCCGCCTGCCGAGGAGCCTGATATACTGCCGGAGGATATTCCGCTGGATATTCTCTATGAGGATGCGGATGTTCTCGTTGTGAATAAACCCAAGGGCATGGTCGTCCATCCTGCGGCAGGACATTACAACAATACTTTGGTAAATGCGGTCATGTTTCATTGCCATGGAGAGCTTTCCGGTATTAACGGTGTGATGCGTCCGGGCATTGTTCATAGAATTGACCGGGATACTACCGGTTCCGTTATCATTTGCAAGAACGACTTTTCTCATAACCACATCGCATGCCAGCTTAAAGAACATTCTATCGTAAGAAAATATCACGCCATTTGTTATGGGGTGATAAAGGAGGAGGAAGGTTCCGTAAATGCTCCCGTGGGAAGACATCCTACCGACCGCAAGAGAATGGCCGTTAATGAAAAAAACGGGAAGTATGCTGTTACTCACTATAAGGTATTAAAAAGATTCAATGGATATACTTATATCGAATGTATGTTGGAGACCGGAAGAACCCATCAGATCCGCGTCCATATGGCCAGCATAGGACATCCTCTGCTGGGGGACGAGGTGTACGCCGGCAACCGGAAATCGCCTTTTAAGCTGGAGGGACAGTGCCTTCATGCGAAAACGCTTGGATTTGTTCATCCGCGAAGCTTAAAGTATATCGAAACGAATGCACCATTGCCTGATTATTTTACGCATTTACTTGAAATTCTATAG
- a CDS encoding YggS family pyridoxal phosphate-dependent enzyme yields the protein MGEDKDKVCTEKSGIGYGYIADNIKVVENNILSACKRSDRNIEEVMLIAVSKTMPVEALKAAYECGCRDFGENKVQELVDKYEQMPKDIRWHMIGHLQRNKVKYIVDKAYLIHGVDSLRLAEEISKEAVKKNVTAHILIEVNAAQEDTKFGVSIDETAGLLENISRLPSIEVEGLMMIAPYVENSEENRQYFVSLRQLSVDIMKKNNDNVNMNVLSMGMTGDYEVAIEEGATYVRVGTGIFGERNYNS from the coding sequence ATGGGTGAGGATAAAGATAAGGTGTGTACTGAGAAGAGTGGCATCGGTTATGGTTATATTGCCGATAATATAAAGGTGGTAGAGAACAATATTCTTAGTGCCTGCAAGCGTTCTGATCGGAATATCGAGGAAGTGATGCTTATAGCGGTCAGCAAGACGATGCCGGTGGAGGCACTGAAAGCGGCGTATGAGTGTGGATGCAGGGACTTTGGGGAGAATAAGGTGCAGGAACTGGTGGACAAGTATGAGCAGATGCCGAAGGATATCAGATGGCATATGATTGGGCATCTTCAGCGGAATAAGGTGAAGTATATTGTTGATAAGGCTTATCTTATTCATGGGGTGGATTCTTTGAGGCTGGCGGAAGAAATAAGTAAGGAAGCGGTGAAGAAGAATGTTACCGCTCATATTCTTATAGAGGTAAATGCTGCGCAGGAGGATACCAAGTTCGGGGTGAGCATTGATGAGACTGCTGGGCTTCTTGAAAATATTTCCAGGCTGCCGTCGATAGAAGTCGAAGGCTTGATGATGATAGCGCCATATGTTGAAAATTCGGAAGAAAACAGACAATACTTTGTAAGCTTACGCCAATTATCTGTTGACATAATGAAAAAAAACAATGATAATGTTAATATGAATGTTTTGTCGATGGGGATGACTGGAGATTACGAAGTCGCGATTGAAGAGGGCGCGACTTATGTTCGAGTTGGGACAGGCATATTTGGCGAAAGGAATTATAACAGTTAA
- a CDS encoding cell division protein SepF produces MGVMDKFLNYMKLNDEDEDYYDEDYYDDSDEHQSSKKTVVPKEESPILEDVSAKKSSPKITPMARQPRKMIGAGMEVCVIKPTSVEDAREITETLLANRTVVLNLEGLDVDIAQRIIDFTSGSCFAMSGNLQKISHYIFIITPASVDISGDFQELLSGAFDVPINK; encoded by the coding sequence ATGGGAGTAATGGATAAATTTTTAAACTATATGAAGTTGAATGATGAAGATGAGGATTATTATGATGAGGATTATTATGATGATTCCGACGAGCACCAGTCTTCTAAAAAGACGGTAGTTCCCAAGGAAGAATCTCCGATATTAGAGGATGTCTCTGCTAAAAAGTCTTCGCCCAAGATCACTCCAATGGCAAGACAGCCGAGGAAGATGATAGGCGCAGGCATGGAGGTGTGCGTAATCAAACCTACTTCCGTGGAGGATGCGAGGGAGATTACAGAGACATTGTTAGCCAACAGAACGGTAGTGCTTAATCTGGAAGGCCTGGACGTGGATATCGCTCAGCGGATCATTGATTTCACCTCCGGTTCCTGCTTCGCGATGAGCGGCAACCTGCAGAAAATATCTCACTACATATTCATCATTACTCCAGCGAGCGTAGATATTTCAGGAGACTTTCAAGAGCTGTTATCAGGAGCTTTCGATGTACCTATTAATAAATAA
- a CDS encoding twitching motility protein PilT: MVQLIVGNKGKGKTKHLLDKVNAEVKTASGNITYLDKSTKHMYELNNKIRLINVMDYMITNSDEFLGFICGIISQDHDLQQMYFDSFLKIACLEGKDTLPAIEKLEKIGESFGVDFVLSISLDEHELPEVMKSKVIVAL, from the coding sequence ATGGTTCAATTAATAGTAGGCAATAAGGGAAAAGGTAAGACAAAACATTTACTGGATAAGGTAAATGCCGAGGTGAAAACAGCATCGGGAAATATTACATATTTAGACAAAAGTACAAAGCATATGTATGAATTGAACAACAAGATTCGTTTAATTAACGTAATGGATTATATGATCACTAACAGCGATGAGTTTCTTGGATTTATCTGTGGTATTATATCTCAGGATCACGATCTACAACAGATGTATTTCGACAGCTTCCTGAAGATAGCTTGTCTGGAAGGCAAGGACACCCTTCCTGCAATTGAAAAATTAGAAAAAATTGGAGAATCGTTTGGCGTAGATTTCGTTTTGAGTATTTCATTAGATGAACATGAATTGCCTGAAGTTATGAAATCAAAGGTTATTGTAGCTCTTTAA
- a CDS encoding FtsW/RodA/SpoVE family cell cycle protein, with protein MLKQYRIRDYDFKLIILVISLTVIGILAVGSAKESVQKTQIAGFILGLFLMVVISLFDYSVLLKLYWLCYLANIVLLVLVAVMGELVNGAQRWVELFGIQFQPSETAKILLILFYAQFIMRHREKLNTFKNIAICCLLILPPLFLIYEQPNLSTTIVLAVVFCVIMFVGGVHWKLVAGILAVTVPAFIIVMTIVLQPDQDLIQDYQQTRILAWLYPEEYATTEAYQQLNSIMAIGSGQLHGKGYNTNVISSVKNGNFISEPQTDFIFAVIGEEFGFIGTCTVIVLIILITLECILVARRSKDVAGAIIASGMAGLIGFQGFLNIGVTTGLLPNTGVTLPFVSYGLTSLVSLYIGIGFVLNVGLQCKNKY; from the coding sequence ATGCTGAAACAATACAGAATACGGGATTATGACTTTAAGCTTATTATCTTGGTGATTTCCCTCACTGTTATTGGTATTTTAGCCGTGGGCAGTGCAAAAGAATCAGTGCAGAAAACGCAGATTGCCGGATTTATACTCGGTTTATTTCTCATGGTCGTAATTTCTCTTTTTGATTATTCTGTGCTGCTTAAGCTGTACTGGCTCTGTTATCTGGCCAATATCGTCCTTCTCGTGCTGGTTGCCGTGATGGGCGAGCTGGTAAACGGCGCCCAGCGATGGGTGGAACTGTTCGGAATTCAGTTTCAGCCGTCGGAAACTGCGAAAATTTTGTTGATTCTGTTTTACGCACAGTTTATAATGAGACATAGGGAAAAATTGAACACCTTCAAAAACATTGCAATATGCTGCCTGCTCATACTTCCCCCGTTGTTTTTAATTTACGAGCAGCCGAATTTATCAACTACGATAGTGCTTGCTGTAGTATTTTGTGTTATTATGTTTGTAGGCGGTGTTCATTGGAAGCTGGTGGCCGGAATATTGGCAGTTACGGTTCCTGCGTTTATCATAGTAATGACCATCGTCCTTCAGCCGGATCAGGATCTGATTCAAGACTATCAGCAGACGCGTATCCTCGCGTGGCTGTATCCGGAGGAGTATGCCACGACGGAGGCTTATCAGCAGTTGAATTCCATTATGGCGATTGGTTCCGGACAGCTTCATGGAAAAGGATATAACACGAACGTTATCAGCTCTGTTAAAAACGGCAATTTCATTTCGGAGCCTCAGACGGACTTTATCTTTGCGGTAATCGGAGAGGAATTTGGCTTCATAGGTACCTGTACTGTAATCGTACTCATCATTCTCATCACCTTGGAATGTATTCTGGTGGCGCGCAGGTCGAAAGATGTCGCCGGTGCCATTATAGCTTCCGGAATGGCCGGACTGATTGGTTTCCAAGGTTTCCTGAATATAGGCGTAACAACGGGACTGCTTCCGAATACGGGAGTCACGCTTCCCTTTGTAAGCTACGGGCTGACGTCCTTAGTCAGCTTGTATATAGGGATCGGTTTCGTTTTAAACGTTGGTTTACAATGTAAAAATAAATATTAA
- the aroB gene encoding 3-dehydroquinate synthase, translating into MAQRLTINYEKKPCYDIVFSQTFDEFAFELEELGTGNRRLCIVTDSSVEALYAQTILDLIKDKCKKAVVFSFPAGEQNKTLDTVKKAYTFLIEEEFDRKDLLIALGGGVVGDLTGFTAATYLRGIDFIQIPTTLLAQADSSIGGKTGVDFDGYKNMVGAFHMPKLVYMNVSALKTLEERQYYSGFAEIMKHGLIRDHIFYEWLLNNMYEICEREPSVLEEMVIKSCSIKKAVVEKDPKEMGDRALLNFGHTIGHAIEKAKNFELYHGECVALGCVAAAFISWKHELLSMEEYYEIRDMFVPFNLPISIEDIDSQEITALTKSDKKMDAGKIKFVLLKKVGKAVIDMSVTEEDIKAAVEEISFNEEDMSE; encoded by the coding sequence ATGGCCCAGAGATTGACCATAAATTATGAAAAAAAGCCTTGTTATGATATTGTATTTTCGCAGACCTTTGACGAGTTTGCTTTTGAACTGGAAGAGCTTGGAACTGGGAACAGGCGGCTCTGCATTGTGACGGACTCTTCGGTGGAGGCCTTATATGCACAGACTATCTTGGATTTAATAAAGGATAAATGTAAGAAAGCTGTAGTTTTTTCTTTCCCTGCGGGAGAACAGAACAAGACGCTGGATACGGTGAAGAAAGCCTATACCTTTCTTATTGAAGAAGAGTTCGATAGAAAGGATTTGCTCATCGCATTGGGCGGCGGCGTTGTCGGAGACCTGACCGGCTTCACTGCAGCAACTTATTTGCGCGGAATCGATTTCATACAGATTCCGACCACGCTCTTGGCACAAGCGGACAGCAGCATCGGCGGAAAGACCGGTGTCGATTTTGACGGGTACAAGAACATGGTGGGAGCTTTTCATATGCCCAAGCTGGTTTATATGAATGTTTCTGCGCTTAAGACCCTGGAGGAACGGCAATATTACTCTGGTTTTGCTGAAATTATGAAACATGGTTTGATTCGCGACCATATTTTTTATGAGTGGCTGCTTAATAACATGTATGAGATATGCGAGAGAGAGCCTTCCGTCTTGGAGGAGATGGTAATTAAGAGCTGTTCCATCAAAAAAGCGGTGGTGGAAAAGGACCCGAAGGAGATGGGAGACAGGGCTCTCCTTAACTTCGGACATACGATTGGACATGCTATAGAAAAAGCGAAAAATTTTGAGCTTTACCATGGGGAATGCGTCGCCTTAGGATGTGTGGCGGCAGCTTTCATTTCATGGAAGCACGAGCTTTTGTCTATGGAGGAGTATTATGAAATCAGGGATATGTTCGTGCCCTTCAATTTACCGATTTCCATAGAAGACATCGATTCGCAGGAAATAACGGCCCTTACAAAATCAGATAAAAAGATGGACGCTGGTAAGATTAAATTTGTCCTTCTCAAAAAAGTAGGAAAAGCCGTTATCGATATGAGTGTCACGGAGGAAGATATTAAAGCGGCGGTAGAGGAAATCAGCTTTAACGAAGAGGATATGTCTGAATAA
- the lspA gene encoding signal peptidase II, producing the protein MSKSKKKLLVFDVFLLSVLIATDQLSKYFAVLKLRHQPAYSVIEGILEFNYLENRGAAFGLLQNQKVLFLFVGIIFLCTIVYILYKTPGGRRYTFLHILLVTIAGGAAGNMIDRIRLDYVVDFIYFVCINFPIFNVADMYVTMASVVLFILLLFYYKEEDLNFLNFKQNKYRELK; encoded by the coding sequence ATGAGTAAGTCAAAGAAAAAATTGCTTGTCTTCGATGTATTTCTTTTAAGCGTGCTGATTGCCACGGATCAGCTTTCCAAATACTTTGCAGTCCTTAAATTAAGGCACCAGCCAGCTTACAGTGTGATTGAAGGCATCTTGGAATTCAATTATCTGGAGAACAGGGGCGCAGCGTTTGGGCTTTTGCAAAATCAAAAGGTTTTGTTTCTATTTGTCGGAATCATATTTTTATGTACAATCGTTTATATTCTTTATAAGACTCCTGGCGGCCGCCGGTATACGTTTTTGCATATTCTTCTCGTGACGATTGCGGGAGGTGCGGCAGGAAATATGATAGATCGTATCCGTTTGGATTATGTGGTGGATTTTATTTATTTCGTATGTATCAATTTTCCCATATTTAATGTAGCTGATATGTATGTGACAATGGCCTCGGTAGTGCTTTTTATATTATTGCTTTTTTATTATAAGGAAGAGGACTTAAATTTCCTCAATTTCAAACAAAATAAGTACAGGGAACTGAAATAG
- the mgsA gene encoding methylglyoxal synthase, producing MNIALIAHDAKKKLMQNFCIAYKGILSKNELFATGTTGRLIEEVTNLNVHKFLAGHLGGEQQIGAQIEHNEMDLVIFLRDPLTPKPHEPDVNNVVRLCDVYNIPLATNLASAELLIKSLDRGDLEWREMYR from the coding sequence ATGAACATTGCACTGATTGCACACGATGCAAAAAAGAAATTGATGCAGAATTTTTGTATTGCTTACAAAGGGATTTTAAGCAAGAACGAACTTTTTGCAACGGGAACGACAGGGAGACTGATTGAAGAGGTTACGAATCTGAACGTGCATAAATTTCTGGCAGGTCATCTGGGGGGTGAACAGCAGATAGGTGCACAAATTGAGCACAATGAAATGGATCTCGTTATTTTTCTCCGCGATCCGCTGACTCCTAAGCCTCATGAGCCTGACGTTAATAATGTAGTACGTTTATGTGATGTTTACAACATTCCGTTGGCGACTAATCTGGCTTCGGCAGAACTACTGATAAAATCGCTGGATAGAGGAGATTTAGAGTGGCGTGAGATGTATAGATAA
- a CDS encoding DMT family transporter, producing MRTNKEIAGHLLAAITVLIWGTTFISTKILLVSFTPIEILFYRFAIGLIALTVVFPYRLKWTRIRQEIFFASAGLCGVTLYFLLENIALTYTLASNVGVIISIAPFFTALLSHRFLGNEKLRINFFIGFVIAMIGIILINFNGSMILKLNPVGDLLAVIAALVWALYSILTRKISQFGYNTIQTTRRIFLYGILFMLPALFVFPFEWKIEKFTQPIIVFNILFLGLGASALCFVTWNTAVKLLGAIKTSIYIYMVPAITVITSILVLNEIITWIAACGTLLTLAGLFISERKTLFFYRISSKCVK from the coding sequence ATGAGAACGAACAAAGAAATTGCCGGACATCTTTTGGCCGCCATTACAGTTTTAATATGGGGAACAACTTTTATATCAACAAAAATATTACTCGTAAGCTTTACTCCCATTGAAATATTATTTTACCGTTTCGCCATAGGACTGATCGCATTAACAGTAGTTTTTCCATATAGGTTAAAATGGACAAGAATAAGACAGGAAATCTTTTTTGCCAGTGCAGGCTTATGCGGGGTTACGCTTTATTTCCTCTTGGAAAATATTGCTTTGACCTATACGCTTGCATCCAATGTCGGAGTGATTATTTCTATTGCACCGTTTTTCACGGCACTACTTTCCCATCGTTTTTTGGGTAATGAGAAGCTAAGGATAAACTTCTTTATTGGATTCGTTATTGCTATGATAGGAATTATCCTTATCAATTTTAACGGAAGCATGATTTTGAAACTGAATCCGGTCGGAGATCTGTTAGCGGTAATTGCAGCTCTTGTATGGGCACTTTATTCAATACTTACAAGAAAAATCAGCCAATTCGGGTATAACACAATACAGACTACCCGAAGAATATTTCTTTACGGAATACTTTTTATGCTTCCTGCTCTTTTTGTATTCCCTTTTGAATGGAAAATAGAAAAGTTCACACAGCCTATTATTGTATTCAATATTTTATTCCTTGGATTAGGAGCATCGGCCCTTTGCTTTGTTACATGGAATACGGCAGTTAAGCTGTTAGGAGCAATAAAAACGAGCATTTACATTTACATGGTTCCAGCTATTACCGTAATCACATCGATTCTTGTATTAAATGAAATAATCACATGGATTGCCGCTTGCGGAACGTTACTTACATTGGCCGGACTATTCATATCTGAAAGAAAAACACTATTTTTCTATAGAATTTCAAGTAAATGCGTAAAATAA